A single window of Acetohalobium arabaticum DSM 5501 DNA harbors:
- the hisH gene encoding imidazole glycerol phosphate synthase subunit HisH: MIRIIDYGMGNLRSVQKGFEKMGFAAEITSDPAEIAKADGVVLPGVGAFGDAMDNLREAGLIGVINDVIEQGMPFLGICLGLHLLFSTSEEWGQQKGLDIIPGKVVKFPAELDKKIPHMGWNQLELEKETELFKDLESGFFQYFVHSYYVVPEDESVIATTTEYGMEFVSSIQQDNVYAVQYHPEKSSKQGLKILKNFGELI, from the coding sequence ATGATCAGGATTATAGATTACGGCATGGGAAATTTACGCAGCGTTCAAAAGGGATTTGAAAAGATGGGATTTGCTGCTGAAATAACTTCTGATCCAGCAGAGATAGCGAAGGCTGATGGTGTAGTACTGCCGGGAGTCGGTGCCTTTGGTGATGCTATGGATAATCTAAGAGAGGCTGGACTGATTGGAGTAATCAATGATGTAATTGAGCAGGGAATGCCTTTTTTAGGTATCTGCCTGGGCCTTCATTTGCTCTTTTCGACTAGTGAAGAATGGGGCCAGCAGAAAGGGCTGGATATTATTCCGGGTAAAGTAGTCAAATTTCCTGCTGAGTTGGATAAAAAGATTCCCCACATGGGCTGGAATCAGCTTGAATTGGAAAAGGAGACAGAACTATTTAAGGATCTGGAATCAGGTTTCTTTCAGTACTTTGTTCATTCCTATTATGTAGTACCGGAAGATGAGTCAGTAATTGCCACTACTACTGAGTATGGAATGGAGTTTGTCTCCAGTATTCAACAGGATAATGTTTATGCTGTTCAGTACCATCCAGAGAAGAGCAGTAAGCAGGGACTTAAGATCTTGAAAAACTTTGGGGAGTTGATATAA
- the hisB gene encoding imidazoleglycerol-phosphate dehydratase HisB, whose translation MREAEIKRRTSETEIELRLNLDGDGSSKVDTGVPFLDHMLELFSKHGLFNLELTADGDLEIDAHHTVEDIGICLGRAINKSIGDKAGIKRYGTEYVPMDEALVSVSLDLSGRSYLAYGLELKRDRVGEFDTELVVEFMRAVVQNGGLNLHLRQLAGENTHHIIEAAFKAFGRALCEAVEEDKRITGVMSTKDKLE comes from the coding sequence ATGAGAGAAGCCGAGATTAAACGCCGGACATCAGAAACTGAGATTGAACTTAGGTTAAATCTGGATGGAGACGGCAGCAGCAAAGTAGATACAGGAGTTCCTTTTTTAGATCATATGCTGGAGCTGTTTAGTAAACATGGCCTATTCAATCTTGAGCTTACAGCAGATGGCGATTTGGAGATTGATGCTCATCATACAGTAGAGGATATAGGTATCTGTTTAGGACGGGCTATTAATAAATCGATAGGAGATAAAGCAGGAATTAAGAGGTATGGAACTGAATATGTACCTATGGATGAGGCTTTAGTTTCAGTTTCACTGGATTTAAGCGGTAGATCCTATCTAGCCTATGGATTGGAATTGAAACGGGACAGAGTAGGCGAGTTTGATACCGAGTTAGTAGTAGAGTTTATGCGAGCTGTAGTCCAGAATGGTGGTCTGAATCTCCATCTCCGCCAGCTGGCTGGAGAGAATACGCATCATATTATCGAAGCAGCCTTTAAGGCCTTTGGCCGTGCTTTATGTGAAGCAGTAGAAGAGGATAAGCGAATTACTGGAGTTATGTCTACCAAAGATAAGCTAGAGTAG